Part of the Ziziphus jujuba cultivar Dongzao chromosome 8, ASM3175591v1 genome is shown below.
GTTATGCATATCCCAgtataatttacaatttataatttattttgggtTTCTTGTGTTATGAAATCTCCCATTTGCCCCATTCCTCtcccttctttatttatttatttttgctacaATATCCTCTCTAAATTTAACGCACTAGGCGCCACTTTGTTTTTTCCCCCCACTCACACATACAGGAGATTGTCCAAATTACCTGCAGAATGCACGGAAAGAAGGTATTTTGGTACTTTTAAGGAGTAAAAgggttctttttaattttttgacaaattatgtaaaagGATTTTATTTCCAATCCTGATTCAACCTAAGGAAAAGGCCAAGTCATTGTTTAATTtaagtgtttattttttattataaatatatatttcatttaaaatacatatagtCCGTCTCTCACGAAAATATCTTTATGAATTTtctaatagaattttaattattaaaccatTGGATTtctttaaagattaaaatttaaaaatgcatttggaTTTGGTACGAGTccttacaatttttatttttatttttaaatttcaatatttcactaaatttatataaaactttaaatatatttttaaatctcatatTTGAATAGATCAAAGAGCTATTGATAAgagattgattatatatatatacatatatatagttataatcCAGTGATCATGTAATTCACtttattgtaaattatatatgacCATATTAGCTtatggtatttatttttatcttaattttttaatactaaCAACCTAGTATGGAAAGACGAATATTTTAATTGCAGCCAATTAAATTCTAATGTACTAAATTTGtcttctaaaaattttaaattttaagcatTTCATTATTTATCTCCATATAGAATTATGTCACATATTTATCatgtattttaaaatgaattagatatttcattaaatcaaaactctctctctctctatatatatatataaatatatatgtgtgtgtgtgctgagttatttgtttgatttgggCCTTGGGTTGGTAGTTCTGACATTCTTAATGCAACGATACTTATTATTAGagtttaaaaaagaataaattacaCAAAGTCTCTTTAAACTATTTAACACTTACCAATAACCATTTTAAGCaagtaaaataacaaataaacttTTTAACTATGATTATAAATAATACATTGCCCCCCCTTAAACCAATTAGATACTAAAAATTCTTTTTGATtgacaaaaatatctttttggCAATGCTCATTATATCATTTCCTAAATAATTTAATccaaacttttttattatttaaatattaaaataatataaaattaataatattagtactaaataaatcaatttattgtgcATTTAAGCagttgtaaattttaaaacttttatagatttttttatatggatggttttttcttcatgtctaagttgttgttgttgttgttggattgggatttttctttcaatcttttttttttttttttttttgtttctctgtTTAGATGTATAAGTTTTCTTTGACTTGTAAGTTCTTAATAGTTTGATAAGGGTTTTATGTAATATCTGAAGGTTATATGTTAGTGTCAAAAAGGTTAGGGGAATTGTGCATAATTtatccataaaaaaattatttacccaATCAAAGTTTTAACCAATAAgtgtttttgttatttgtagCACTTAGGATAAATggcaattttgaaaataaaataaaataaaataaaacagtaTGTTGGGTGTTTTAACGGTCGAAGTGCTTTCtactatttttcattaaaaaaaaaaaaaagcattttctttttttcttccaaacGCTTTATgaagtttttttctttgctaATATTGTGgttttgacaaaaccaaaaGCAGTTCCAAGCAGCTTATTGTCAACCATCTAATGGACAACATCCACAAATCACGCACTCCATAATTAAATTGggacatatatatttacaaaggATTATCTGTATGTCATAGAAATATGAGACAGTATGCATCCATTAATTATTTTCACACCAGCTAGCTAGTCTTGACAATCTTGAAGAGGAAAATTATACATTTGAATAAAATGACAAAGTGATTAGTGACCAAAAATTATACAAACTTGTTCAAGCAATTTAAAAGCACATAAATTGTggctttaaaataaaagaaatcgtTGAAAGAAAACTTTAAGAAAAGATATTAATGGGGGATGATTATTTCTTGAAATTTTCGCTGCCGGCCTTCCACACTTTCTTTTGTAACGGGATACATGATTAACCAACGAGTTTGCTTTTtattccaagcataaataataagGTCGTTCTCTCCAGAAATATTGTTTGGTGACAAAATTATTGCTTCctttgaattcaaattctcaTATATTTTgtagagaaaataaattataaagggAAGAAGGATCCCCTTTCTCACTACTCTTAGAAGTCTTCGAACTCGCTGTTTGGAATTAGGCCTCCCTAGCATAATATAATTGTGTGAGATTGAAAGGTTCCAGAAAAAGTTATAAATGAAATGTTGTCTGTTATAAGTGACaattttgtttgaaataattttcaatttggtttttttattttttttattttatttttttttttttctttccaccaaGTTTATAGTATTTGAAATACTTAACAAATTGTATCTATCACTTAAggataagaaatattttaagtaaataaattatacataactaaatagagaaaatcaaaaactaaaaacataaaTGTTATCAAACAGCTTCTATGGCACAAGAAAATAAATGTGTAGCTAACCATGAAGCTAGACTATACAGATAAAATTATCTTGGTTTACCGCAGTCAAAGTAGACTGCATCAagacacaacaacaacaacaaaagaaaaaaaattaaaaataaaaacaagtggaAAGTCTAAAATCTATGCAAATTAGCCAAACTCTTAATATCAAGCATgaaccttttttaaaaaataataatttgcaatttaatttaatttgcgatattcttcaaaaataaaaaaaaagaaaaaataatgaatgaAAATGCAACATACAATCCTGAAAATGCAACATACAATCCCAGCTCAATGAATAGCACAAATCTCAGCAAGATTTGTCTCCTTGAGAACTTCATTCTCGAACCTAGTCCAAACAAAGTGACGATTACATACAAGCCGATCTCAAGCCAATCTCGGAACTTTGTTATGagaatattaaatagatattgtTATGTTAAGCATTTGAACAAAAGCTTTTCGACTCTTATCTTCTAGAGTGGATTCCCAGACATGGCCTAGTTGCTAAGAAATATCCAAACGTGAACAGGAAAGAGttgtttgttttgaagtgctgtttctgttttttattttgtctcaTTTTTTGTCATGTTAGAGCTTTTGGCTTATCCggcaaatacataaaataaaataaatatcttagccaaaaacaaataaataaataaataaatctaagaACTGAATACATCACAAAATAAAGTTGAAAATACTAAGAACTccctagttttaaaaaagaaaataagaatctGAATTCAACCTTTTTTTGGGGGACAAAACAACCGCTGACCGTTGGTCCATCAGTAAGCTACATCAACAGCTGAAGTAAGACACGGAAGAACATTGCAGAACCAATGCATATCATACGCTTCTATTGTCAAGTTTTGGcagaaaaaagaagaggaaaccATGCAGAAATGTTAAAAGCAAGGAATTGAATTCAAAATAAGATTGGAACTATAAAGAAGAACAACCAGCACAACCCAAATACAAAGATCAGTTCTGTCATCTTTCATACAAAAAGCAATATTACATTATACTAGCACTGTTatgcttctgttttttttttttggctgtctGAGCAATATGCTATGAGCTCTTAAATACCATACCAAACTTTGAACTGCATATTCCAAGTTAAAAATGCTTGGGAATCATTTGGCCAGCTATATAACATTCTTGCTTCTACAAAGCATGATTCAACCAGACCTTTGCTATACACCAGAAGACTGAtacaaatctttaaaatcaattgACATACATCTATAGTgcttagaaattataaataactgCTTCCTGAACATCTAGGTTTTAGATAACATAGATATATTCAAATCCACTTTGAGCAAATgttataaagaaataataataataagaagaagaagaagaagaagaagatggataAATATGCTATAAGAGCGAGTAAAATGgcaaccaaaaaattaattataaaaaatatcaaaatttctcTCAATTGATTATGGCCAAAATGTTTACAACAGAACTTCCAGTCAGCTGAAAGGAACCCATAgtatcatagtttttttttttttttttggcagagtAGATGCTTGTTAGGCTACTTGACAATCTCTATAAAAATACAAGCATAACCTCCTACACCTACTCTTTGCCATCAAGCGACTTTCCTAGATAAATTCCTCAAGCCACAACCCATACATTTAAGTATAACAGTTCCTGTAGATGGATCTGGCTTTATGACAAATTTAACTCCCAGAAAATCTCTAATGTGTCTAAGTGTTTCTATGCCATACGGTGAGAGCTTCCCAACACGAACCTTTGATACATCTGGTGGGCACAATGCACAAAGAAGAAATAACAAACCCTACAAACAAGACAAGGAACATATCAGgatacaaaatataaaacaaacacAACCCATCCAAACAAAATGCGCCTACAAACATGACAGTGAACACACAaggatataaaatataaaacaaacagAACCCATCTGAATAAAATGCAACCACAAAAATAACAGTTAACATATCAggatataaaatataaaccaaatgGAACCCATCCAAACAAAATGCagtactttataatatttttaaatgtaataacaGTGAAACACCAAACCAAAAACAGTTAGTTCATTATTTGAGAAAGCCACACCAGTtccaaattagaaaataatctTCCAGATTAGTTGCAAAGAATTACCAGGCTTCTGATATAGTATAATCAGAGTAGTGATATACtgatatttgttaaattatcaAAGAGTACACACACAATTTtgacaacacacacacacacacatataaatatatatctatatatatatatatatagagagagagagagagagagctaaatCCTAAGATTATACCTGATACACTATGAGTCAAAAAGACGCATATATGAGGggtttgttttaaaattttaaacaattcgATTTCAGTTGATAGTAACAAATAGAATCATAGAGAACAATCCTACAATAATTCAATGATATAGAAATCCTGAAGGTATAATTAAaagcacaaatttttttttttcccaaatataGCAGTAAGAATTCAGATGACTTTCTCAGCTAAAACTTTCAACATTTTTTCCCCAATTCATTCTCTGCATCAAGTGAAGCATTTGAGTTTTTACTGTTTAAAGTGTCATACCAAGTTATTTCTTTAAAGATACTACCCAGAAAATAAACAATTCATAAagagataataaataatactattATCTAAAATcaagtgaataaaatatataaaccaaatatacatcaattaaaaaattaaaattaatgattaaataaatttctcaaGTGCACATGCAAGCTCGTTATTGCAATGTAAGTGAGACTAggaaaaaaagtataatagataaaaaaaacaaacctgGTGTGTTGAATCTACTACTCCACCTTGCTCAATCTCCTCAAGTAGAATAGAAGCAACTTGCAGACCAACATCCTCTGCAGGAAGTCTCACTTTGTTGTCCTCATCATCAAATTCAGTGTGCTCTTCATTCCGTGCATAAGAAACAGCTGTATCAGCAGAGATGATGCAACCAGAAGTAGTTTCCGCAACCAGTGAAATACCATAACCAGGTGAGCTGCCATTTGAATTCATTATTTTCGTCAGCAAAGTGAGGCTAGTATTTAACTACAAACAACCTTGAAGTGAACTATCTTCGTTTATTGTCTACAAAGTAGATATTTAGTGGTAAATATGTAAAGAAAAAACATACTTTCCAGCTTGTGAACGCACTTTATGATCACTAGCTATATAAACATCCGCAATCAAACGATTAAAGATTCCACGAGCAGCAAATGTCATAGTATTTTCAAACTGAGCAGACACTCTAGTTGAGAAAGTAACCCCTCTAATTCTCTTAACCATTCCCTCATCAATCCACGTGACTGCCTGTAGAGCTAAACAAATAAGATAAACAAAATACGATACTGATTAAACCTACTAGACTTAGAAACTTACATTTAGACTTTGGACAGTTGGAATATCCAAAACAACTTCTCCACCACCAAGAGGAGGCACTCCACGACTCTCTATCTTCAGTTTCAACCCATCCGAAGGAACTCCAAAGCGACTCAAAATTTTGAGTGTAGTAAACTTGAAAGTATCAACAGAGGGATCCTTTGGATCATTTGTAATTCCTGAAAAGGCaacataattttttgaaaaaggagGGATTATCTTTTTAAGACTCAAATTTATATCTATACATGTTTTTACTACAAGAAGATCACAAAATTCAGCATGATGGATGTAAGGCTGAACAGTACTGAAAGATGTTCCTAAGGGCAATAAATAATGCTGCTGCTCACTTTAATTTTAACATGCTATAGGATTAGGTTATCAATTCTACATTTGCCTCCCATGTTAGTTGGGACAAGAAGAGAGGAAAATGGTTCACTAGAATAGAAGAAAACTTTCAACGTGTCTGAGATGAGAaagttttaaaacttttttctcATAACTTGGATGGTTAATTTTTGAGAGAACTTAACAGAATAAGTTTATTACAACGAAGAAAAAGTCTCTAATTAAAATTCTTCTTGGATCTTCACAGTGCATCCAGAAAAAGGAAGCATAAGAAGTCACTTACATATTATATTGCCCTATCTTTCATCATTTTAGTTGTTTGTCTTCTCTCCTAATTAATTTTGCCAGACTATAAATATCTGATATATGGTTAGGCTTGCGAACTTTTAATTTCACTCTCCCAGTAAACATACTGTATCTTTCCTACTCTTTGGAATATTGAGACCATTGTTAAAAGCTGCAAGTGAAGTTAATGAACTAAAAGATTCAAGTGGTCGGCAGCATATCTCCATAAGAACATCATAATCATATCCCCAAGCATCAGAGCTTcgagaaaacaaaattttgaagtcCCTCAATCATTTAAAAGAGATTGTGGGGTTGAAGCAATAAATTACATAGGGTGATTATTACCAAATAAAGATTGTCAAAGGAACAATTGCTTGAGCTACAGCATGGCCCCAAATAGTTATATACACAACATTGATCAATAGCAAAAGCAGtaggaaagaataaaaaagagaaaaaacaaagacaACCCATGAATCAAAGTCTCttagaagagaaaagaaaacaacgaaaaaaccaaaaaaagaaaagaaaaaaaaaaggtaccttTAAGCGTTATGGTAATGGGCTTCTTGGCAAACAAACCAAGCACAAGCAGAGGCTCCAAAAAATAGCCAATGGATCTACTAACACCGCAATCATGCACCAGATTTCTACCACCCATCACTATTCCAGGCTTGTACTTCAACTTTGTGCCTTTTATAAAtggaaatatataaattatcccccaaaaagaaaagaaaaaaaaaaaaaaaaaaaaaaaggtgcccAAAAGCAGGAATCGACCcagaaattattaatatatatatatatatatatatatatatcataatatagAGATCAGAAACAAATAATGCCCAAAAGCAGAATAATAGTTTGAAGAAGTAAAAAAACAATAGATATACCGGTCTCGTTGATTTCGACAACACAGTCATCGCAAAGTTTCTCGAGCAAGCGGAGGAAGGAGACCTCGTGGGGAAGGAGACCAGGCCACGTGTGGTCGGCGCGGATGTCTTCGATGAGAATCGGCGTCGCCGAAAGCGTAGCCAGTAGCAGTCGCTGCCTCAGTCCCTGGCTTCCCTTCAGCCTTTTGTACTCCGTCTTccccattctctctctctctctctctctctccgatTAACTATGTTTCTATGCCCGCCGGTAgtgcttttattttttcgtCGAGACACaaagaggattttttttttttttttttttccaaatgggTTTTTTGTTGGTGGGTTAGCTCAGTGTAGCCCAATAAATAGCCCAAGTTCAAATTTTCAACGGTAGGtaagtgtgttttttttttttttttcgattatattatataattaattatttctcttaaatattacatatatatatatatatatataggacgaGGTTACATGCGAatgtgaatatttaaaaaaaaaataattaactttattatgtatatataatagtaAAATTGATTTTGATACTGATCCACGACACCATAAATTTAtcctttatatatacatatatttattttagaacATTCAAATTCAGATTATTAtaacagtgattttttttttaaaaggagaaaTGACAAAATAATAGGGAACAAACCCCTTTTTCAAAAGGATGAACACCTCAATTAcaaaatattactaaaattaacgAGCCTATCAGCAACTTTATTACTTTTCCCGTGACAATTACTTTACAAGCCATGACCAAATCATGAAAACGATGAAAAGAATCTAACATCTTTGCTAATCCAATCCACAACAATGTTTTAagtcaaaaattcaattataatatttttaattctcaTATTCCAAGCCATTTTTGaaccataaaatttttttaaaaaaatcctaaaaattcaGCGAGAATACAAGAAGCACGCCACATATTCACAGCAAAACCTGCACACCCAACCCTTTTGGTTCTTTTGGCTTTTACTATTTGACTAGTGATAGTTATTTACCAGCACTCATTggatttccttttttatttgaattttttattttatttattttttctttaaaaaaaaaagggtctcaCCGTCTAAAAACTACATGGTAACTTGGCAGCTAAATGACGTCCGCCAGAGGCATAAATGGAACTTGCCGcatttaaatttacaatttcaaCCCATAAAGTGATGAGACAATGGTTTCCTTTCATTTGCTTCACCTTTTCCTATGTAGTTAAACATTTGATCTTTGATAAATTTGTCTTTTGGATAATAATATTCAGGGACATAATATCAGACTAACTATATGACAAAACGTATCAcacttcatttatatatatatatatatatatatattttgaaggcATGTATCACACTTATTtattagttataaataaatCCTTAAGCTCTGAAATAAGAAGTAGGCCTCTATACTAATATTAAGTTGTTACAACTtacaaattcaacatgattttgttattttatcaaaaaataattgttatttaaaaatgtcTTATTATATTTGGATGACATGCCATCTAGACGTTATGTCATACATGTCACttagataatttaataaaaagaatttccataaaaataatttaataaaattgaaaaatataatgacaatttattttaattaatgtaaaaaaacataattatgattataaatagtTTTATAAGTATTTGTTTGTGACATTATATTATTGTAATGTTTTGAGACGGATATTAATTAGTATGaacttaacccaaaaaaaaaaaaaaatagttaaacaattgattacaattgattatggagaagaaaagaagaagaaggagaaaagaggagaaactcTGCCAGAACTCTCTAAACTCTCTCTAGCTCCGTATTCACTCCAAGCAAAAACTTTGCTAATCAAAAAGCTTGATTTTGAATGGGAATGAAGCTCCCTTAAATAGGCAAAGGAAGTCTTGGATGCATGTGCAGCTCCTGTTGATTGAA
Proteins encoded:
- the LOC107404083 gene encoding probable RNA 3'-terminal phosphate cyclase-like protein; protein product: MGKTEYKRLKGSQGLRQRLLLATLSATPILIEDIRADHTWPGLLPHEVSFLRLLEKLCDDCVVEINETGTKLKYKPGIVMGGRNLVHDCGVSRSIGYFLEPLLVLGLFAKKPITITLKGITNDPKDPSVDTFKFTTLKILSRFGVPSDGLKLKIESRGVPPLGGGEVVLDIPTVQSLNAVTWIDEGMVKRIRGVTFSTRVSAQFENTMTFAARGIFNRLIADVYIASDHKVRSQAGNSPGYGISLVAETTSGCIISADTAVSYARNEEHTEFDDEDNKVRLPAEDVGLQVASILLEEIEQGGVVDSTHQGLLFLLCALCPPDVSKVRVGKLSPYGIETLRHIRDFLGVKFVIKPDPSTGTVILKCMGCGLRNLSRKVA